A region of the Larimichthys crocea isolate SSNF chromosome XVIII, L_crocea_2.0, whole genome shotgun sequence genome:
ttttaatggaCATACTCAATGAGAGTGGGAGATCAGTGGGAACTGTGTCATCGTTTTCAGACTAAGTTGGTGCAGAAGGCTATGAACGAGAAGAGGTTTGACGAGGCTGTCAAACTGCGTGGAGGGTGAGAAATTAGTCCATGTCCAATAATAGTCCAGTAATAGTTAGACGTTTATAATTTTATCATAATGTGAGCCATTCATATgaatttctttatatttaattttgtcGTTTTCTCTGTGAAAATCATGAACGAGCTAAAAGTGATGATTTTCTTGCAGGAGTTTTGAGAACAACTGGAACATCTACAAGCTTCTTGCCTTTCAGAAGCCGGCCCAGATTAAGGTGAACacgcgtgtgcacacacacccttaCAGCGTTATCCTTAACACGTGCAAGAATCACAGAAGTTAAAGTCAGATGTGCTTATTAAGATGTGACTCATGTTCTCCTTCAGACCAATTTCTCCGTGGCTATTCTGAACGTGGGAGCTCCGGCTGCTGGGATGAACACAGCGGTGAGGTCTGCTGTGAGGGTAGCGCTCGCTCATGGACACAAGGTGTACGCTGTCAACGATGGCTTTCAAGGACTCGccagaggagaggtgaggactTCTACGTCTTCACCACACTGCAGAAGATTTTATGAGACTGAGAGCAGACTGTTCAGTACTGACGCTTGTCTGCCTGTTTGTTGGTCTGCAGGTTTTTGAGATGGAATGGCACAGTGTGGCAGGGTGGACAGGCCAAGGGGGCTCACTGCTGGGGACAAAGCGGTAAGCAACTTATACTGTGATAGAGAACTTAATCAATACTGACTCTGGTCATCTCacgactagattactgtaacaaCCTGCACAGTGAAATCCTTTCAGATAATCCAGAATGCAGATGGAAAatgttaccccgctgctcattgagctccactggctacctgtagctgCTACCTGTACCCACCTACTGGAATGCCCTTttacaggcatatgttacctcatgACCATTGTGTTCCTCCAATGACGGACGCCTGGCTCTGCTACCTGCCAATACAAACTTTGTGTAACTCAACAATCTGTTGTTGCCCATTGGTGGAACGCGTGGCACATTTCCTGCAGATCAGGGGCTGCCAACAgatggacatgctaaatctatccctctCTACAACAGTCACAGTAATTGTTGCTacactaacatgtcctagtcgCACTGTACCtggattgtttcccttttttggatgtcgctttggataaaagcgtcagttAATTGACtagatgtaatgtaatgtacagCCCAAACCTCTAAAAACACTGGATCTTGCAATTTCCATCTTGCAAGTCAGTATCATCATTTGTTTGACGTTCCTAACCACATCTTTCAAATGGAAAGGACCCTTAAGTGCAGATTTCCTGGTTAAAAATGTCTCCAAGCCAAAGCTGAGACATCAGAGTGATGAAACTTTCTCAGGCTTGACAAAActtcctccagagccacaggaGAAATAACACAACTGTTCTGTGGGTAATCCTCCCCATGACTAGCATTGcctttgaaatgtaaaattggTGGAGGGCCTCTTTAAGTGATTTTCTAATTTCTGTTTCATGTCCTATTTCAGAACtcttccaaacaaacacatggagaAGATTGTCGAAACCCTCGCCAAGTATAACATCTCAGCTCTGCTTGTGGTTGGAGGGTTTGAGGTAAAGATTAAGATGCAACCCTTTAAAGAACCAGAGCTGCATcacttatatatttatttatagtgtcAGTGTTACATCAAAGAGGTTTTCAATCTAGCTCTTGGTGACTTTCAAAGGGGTACGAAGgtgtgctgcagctgtttgaagcCCGGAGTCGCTATGACGAGCTCTGCATCCCCATGTGTGTAATCCCTGCTACCATCAGCAACAACGTCCCTGGAACTGACTTCAGCCTGGGAGCAGATACGGCTGTCAATGCTGCCATGGAGGTAATGCTGAGCAGATGGTAAATTATCAGTTTGACTTTGATGTCTCATGATTGAGAGAGACTGAACCCAGGCAGAAAACATCACATCTAATATCTTTGAAGTCAAAACAGAGGTTTTCTAGTCCACCCTTTTACTTCTACATTGAAAAGTACAGTGTACTCCTTTCTGGTCCGTGTTTCGATCTTTGCAGAAGCTGCACACTGGACTTCAAAACCGTATACAGTGGGTCATTAAAATTATTTCCTCTTCAGGGTTGTGACAAGATCAAGCAGTCTGCCACTGGGACCAAGAGACGAGTGTTTGTGGTGGAGACTATGGGTGGATACTGCGGCTATCTGGCGACCTGTACCGGTATAGCTGTCGGTGCTGACGCAGCCTACATCTTTGAAGATCCCATCAACATCCACGACCTGAAGGtgacaccaaaaaaaacccccaaacctctgctgttattttttGTCTGTACTGTTAACAACTTCCTGTGTCTTTAATCGTCTGGCCTTTTGACAGACCAACGTGGAGCATTTAactgaaaagatgaagaaggaCATCCAGCGTGGTCTTGTACTGAGGTACGTGTAACTCATTCAGCCATTCTCACACAATGTCAGTTgcagaaaaaataatatattagtAATCTTAACTGTTTgattataacaaaacaaattcaaaagcTGTACAACATATGTGAAACACATCACATGGTGTTATATGAAACATTATTTTCCCTTGTTTGATTGAACAGGAATGAAAAATGCCATGAAAACTACACCACAGATTTCATCCATAAGCTGTATTCGTCAGAAGGGAAAGGCATCTTTGACTGCAGAGTCAATGTGTTAGGACACCTTCAGCAGGTGCAGAGCCAAGAGCCAATCTGGTAATACACAGCTCACCAACTTACAGCAGCTTATTAAtactcagtttgtgtgttttgtgctctAGGGAGGAGCACCTTCTCCCTTTGATAGAAACTTTGGCACTAAGTTGGGTGTGAGGGCTATCCAGTGGATCTCAGAGAGATTGACTGAAAACTTCAGACAAGGTAAGGAGTGATTACATAAAGCTGTAGTTGATAAATCGCTCAGAAAACGGCAGCAGTGTTTTGATGAAACCGTCCTTTTCCCACCAGAACGCGTGTTCGCCAACTCACCAGACACAGCGTGTGTGCTCGGCCTCAACAGGAAGGTCATCGCATTCAGGCCGGTCACTGAACTCAAGGATGTGACTGACTTTGAGTAAGCAAATTCACAGGTTTTATCAAATGACATGTGtccattattataattattaatcgGTATTAATAATATGTGAATTATGCCGGGGGTTTTTTCAGACACCGGATGCCAAAGGTCCAGTGGTGGTTTAAACTTCGGCCATTGCTAAAAATGTTGGCCAAGTACCAAACCAGCTTCTGTGAATACGTCCCTGGAGAGATCGAACATGTGACTCGGCGCTCCATCAGTATCGACTCTGGGTTCTAAAACAGCCTCCTCTGCACTTTTTAACCCTTATCTGTCCATCCTCTGTTCATACTTTAAGAATGACTCAGTCAGTGTCATAGCAGCTACAGTATTATAAAAGAGCTAATCATGTACTTAAAGCATTCAGAATTTGCTGAATAAATTCTATAAGTCAGATTGTAAATGTTCTATAAGATTACACACCAGGAAAATCTAAGACAAATACTGAGCCACAAATTATCTGATCATGaacttttattaaaataagtgtatgtaatgttgtttttggagCTCCTTTTATAATTTGCACAGAAATTAAAGATTAAGCACTCCAGTGTTTCATATGAGACTCTTAGTTAATTTCCTTTCATTTATACCCTGTGTAGGACTGatgaaaactgcacatcatACGATATCAATACGCAGTTTATTACATTGTATAATAAACTTCACAACTGCTGCACATCTGTAAAGAAATTAATgcatgttttgtattattttgatACTGATGCTGcatcaataaaatgttattcAACAGAGATAATGTCAGAAAGATATCCATCGCAGTATAAAAAGCTATTAATATAAGATAAATAGGCTGTATAAGTTAAATAgacaaattaaatatgaatagaCCAAAAACCGAAAAAGTCCTACATGGCAATCTTCACTTTTGTTGTTAACTGCTTTATAATAGTATTAAACTATGAACCTTTACCTAAGGTATTGTCATTAACTTAGTATATAAGAACATTACTGAAGAAAATAAGTAAGTAACCCATCTGACAAACGATTATTAAgtatttcagatgttttcttaTAGCTCAAAAGCTGAATGAGAATGGGAAATCATCCCCAGTGTTGTCTTTGTTAGTTGTCTGCGGGCTCTTGTGGCTGAAGACAAACTGGAAGTCTTCACTTTGCTCCGGTTGACCAAACAGGAAGTTTGGGGCTGCAAAATCATACGCACACCTGTCCTTTAAAGCAGGTAACACACCTCACAGAAacatatttgatttgatactTACAGCTTGAAGACTTTCTTTCTGTGGTTTTCTGAAGAGATAAACAAAGTTTGGTATTTTTATTATAGTTCTACTGTATTAAATATATCGCTGTAGAAGGCTTACAGTGAAAATGTAGTACCTTCTCATTGAAAAAAGAGCCAGGGAAGGCGAAAGACAAGTCCTGTAAAGAAACTTAGaagtaaaaccaaaaaaactaTGATTTCTGTTTCATCACGTATTCCCTTTTGCTCACTCCTCACCTCATCCTGTGATGGGCCCGCGTCAAATCCAAGTCCAAAGAAACCCGGGGTGCTCGGATCAGAGTTCAGAGAGAACAGGAAAGCTGGAGATTTGGTATCAGAGGTCCCTTGATGTGGGGAGCGGACAGGACTAAAGCTGAAACGGCAACATGAAAACAGTTCTCAGAAACTGTTCTGACAGCGATTCAAAGCGTTGGACAGCTCAGAGAAAGCCTTACTCAAACGGGAATGTTGGGGTTGAAGGCACAGCTTTCACTGTTGCGGGGGAAGACTGAAGACTAGTTTTCTGAGGTGAGGATTCAGGAAAAGCAGCAAGTTCCTCGTTGTGCTCTTTGCCTGGTGCCTGCTCCTCGTCTACCGCTACTCTttcttccatctcctcctgctccaccacctcctcctcctcctccacgtctGATACAGTGGAGTCCTGTTTatgtacagaaacacactttCCAAGAGTGGAAGCCTCTGAAATCGCATTTACAGTGTAAACCATGATGGTCCTTACAGACAGGGAACTTGCTGTGAAGCATTTTCATTGGCTGTCTAACATTGGTAGATAAAAAGTTCAGTAACCTGGGATTATTTCTGGAAAGAGATTTTcttgtttaaaatgatgttaACGTGTAAAATCTTGTCCTCCACTGGTTTGTGATGAATACAGCAGTCTCACTGATGTGTATAAGTCTAGTAGATAAATATTACCAAGACCTGCTCCCATTGTTCATTCTCCTGGTCCTGCTCCTCGGTGTGCATCACATCTTGACATCTTTGttctaaagaaataaatatttttctgatGGCGTGTGATGTAACataaacatccaaacattaaaaacacaacacgtgGGTGTAAAGTGCTGGCATTAACTGAAATGCATATTAGACTGACTGGATTACCATCCAGCTGAGATGACCAtagcttgttttttgtttctcctggGAAAGGGCTGCAGATGGAAGCATCCCGGTCTTTGTTTTCCTCGTGTATTTTTTCAGCATTTGCATCTACGGAGGTTTCACGACCATTCTCCGAGATCTGTTCAGGTTTATGAAAGTGGTTAGTGGTTATAACAGGAACAGCTTCAACTTTTacagttcatttttttatctatCAGGGTACCTCTGTCTGGTtgagatgaagagaagagaTGTCAATGGAAGAATcactgtcctcctctgtgtgagGATCTAATTGTTTCTCTGGTTCTTTTATGGCCTGCTGGCCAGAAACACTGGAAATAAATGTGGACACAGTCAgagaaaaacttttaaaaagctttATGTGTCATTATTATTGGCTGAGATTCCCTGACATGTACCTGTCCGGTAGTTCCTCCTCGGCAGGATCTGGTCAgacataaattaaattaacgATATGAAGAGCTGAAAATAGCTCAGCTTCACCGGAGCAAGTtgtgttgatttaaaaaggtttattaCCAGTGAGATGATCCAGCTCCTTCTGTTTCATTGTTATTTGATCATCACAAGCCTTGATCCTAGACTCAATTTCCTCCTTGTCAGCCTGCAGCATGAGGAGCTTTTGAGCAAGAGGGTCTTTGCAATAATGTTCTTTATGCGACTGGAAGATCTTCCTGTAGCTCGCGGCTCTCTCCTCGTAGACTTTCCTTGTCGGGTCACAAATGAGGAATAATTACATACACAAAAATGTATCTAACTGTTGTTAATTGTAACAACAGCGACCTGAACCCACATGTCACGCATGTAGCTGGCTTTTCCGCTCTCCAGCTCTTCTTTCAGTCTCTGCTCATACTGAAGAAGCAGGCCGTTAGTCGCCTTCATGCTGGAGTTGAGCAGAAATATATGACACACAACAGTGCACCGATTATAGTCAATTTAATATAGAAAAATGGATGTACTATGTGATTCATCATCATACCTTTTAGCATTTTCTTTATTCTGTATCACGGTGCTCTTCTTCACCCTGATGTCTTCCTCCAGTTTCTTGATGTCCCTCTGGTGTGCTTCAATGCAAGATTTCCTCTCAGCGATGTCAGCTCTGAGGACTGCAGACAAAAGAGTGACGGGCATCATTtcacaatacaaaaaaatatactgtaaactgtctgttagcctggctaagtttgattaaaaagaaTAACCCGTAGTAGACATACCTTCATTTTGTTGGTTGATATCATTCTTTTTCTGGGAAAGCTCCTGGATTCGAagacctaaaaaacaaaaatacaaacagcagctgacttAATTGCaaagtatattattattattattattattaatgaattagCTTAGGGCTAGCGTTAaactttacaaacaaacaacaaatgacaGCTACAAACTACCAATAAAAACCTACAAATAAACTCAATAACTGGACTTACCAAACCGAAAGAGCAGGCTGTCGATGTTATTAAATGAGTACTCGtcgttcatttttttttcttcaccactCTAACTGACATTAACTGACATTAACTGACATTAACTGATTTAACTGGACCAACCGTCAAGCGCgcgcagtgctgctgctgccaacgGTTCAGACGTTAGGAAACAAACGTTCACCCTTTCAACATAAAAGAGCAGTGTtcatttatatcatatatttatattgtaaccttattatttttaaataacagaGCCAAGAtataaggattttttttttaaactttaatgtaGTTTGAGAAGCctcgtttaatgtttttttttctttttttttcagtaaaatgTCAACTGTGCTGTAACTTTATACATTTTGGCATTTACTTGTCTAGTTGTGCTACTCACAGCAGGGGCCATAGAAATGgccatattatattatattatattattctaatttgtcatttaaattgtattttctatgttctggttttgttttgctaCACAAAGGTCTGTATGCTGCTTTCAAAAACTTCTCTACCCGCTCTTACAATTTGTTGGGTGATACCAAGCCCCCCAAATTTCCAGAAGAATACGTAAGTTAATGTCCTCCATCATCCAGTTACCAtggccactttttttttgtccacccGCCAAATGATGTTCAAATTTTACCAGCCACTCAATAGATAACCATTGatttctttttgctttgtgGCGTGAAGCCACTTGTTATTTTACCAGAATTTTGACTGGCAGTTGTTCCAAAAACTTAATTATAAAGTAAGAAAAAGCCAAGtttgtaaatatgtgtttgcCCTGACAGTGCATTTCTCTATCTATCTGGCATAGGGACATATGGATTTTCTGTAACACCATAGAGCCAATATTAGATCTCAAGCACCCAAACCCCAGAGAGCGATCCGCACCATGCAGGGATATATGCTGACTTGTTTTTCTGAGGAATTATAAACACATAGAAAACCAATGTGCAGCTGTGCAATGAAACAAGTTGTTTTCTGATGTAGATTTAAAAATGAGTACATAGTTGCGAAGTAATGACATGgcactttatttaatttgtgtaaTTCTTTACTTTGCATTCTGTAGTTTTACAATATGTAACATGTAATGTGGCATACAGACCCATCCATTCTGTACCTGTGTGAATTAAACTTACAGTTACTATGGCTGTTTGCAATCATTTACTTCATAGGACAAAGTATAAACAACTACAACATTTTCAGAGGTGTggaattaatattttaataaattatcaattaaaaatatgacatggAAATGTAACAATAATTCTGAAGTGGAAAATTACAGAGACCTTCATTGTATGACACAAGTAGATTAACATATGTGTTGATGGTGCCTTAaacatacttttaaaaaattacagtgaaaaaatataaattcaccAAGAAACGTCTGATTTGTCATCTTGACTATGGCTTCAATCATGGCTGGATTAACATGCTGAGGTGCCCCGGAGCAAAAACGTGCAAATCTATgaacacatcaatgagccacagCGTTTCCCTGGGTGACATCTCCCTTCCatactgtgaacacacactgagtttACTCTGAGTCAGTCCCACGTACATTgtcctgctgctgaaaatacacGCTACTAGAGCATCAACCACAACTCAAAATAACCCACACAATTGTACTTTTCCTCTCTTTGACTATCATCTGCttaaaactacagtgcccagctgttttagtACAGTAATGCACCTCTTTTGAGAATTAAACTGTATATCTGTGGCCTATTATTAAAGATTTACATGTTTACTTTAATGGGGTTGGATTAAAGTGGCACAGACAGGGCAACGGAGCCTTTTAtgagacagactgacacattttgtcttttcacgggatttgttgacaataagaaacataaaataaaaatagtattttcctttaaaaaactAGATGCTGATGCAGAACCCCTTCACAAGACATCCCCAGATATATTGAGCTCAATGGTACATATCCCATCAATGCCCAGTTGGTAATCCAGCCTTGCTTCAAAACAACTTCACTTCACATAAAAGACCGCACTGCCTTTGAAATGAGGCTGTTTTTGATGTCAGTGCACAGCACAGTGATCATGTACATTTATTACAGATATTTACAGATGAGTAAGACTTGGATTTTAACCTTCAGTCCTCCAGCAATGTGTGCTCATCCTCAGTGTCCACAGCCTGTTTATCTATTCAAGTGGACCAAGACCTACACGTATCCAATGTTTAGGAATAGGACGCCGTGATTTGAGAacttaaaagtgaaaaatggcTCAGAGGAATCATTTATCGAGATCTGGATCAAATAATGTTTACAAAATTTGAAGTAGTAGTTCAGCATTTCAGCACAAGTCAGGCGTGTTTGATAATTTATCATTTCAGAGAAGTATAGTGAAAGAGCTTGCATTTACTTTCCTCTGATATACTTTCTGGCATGTTTGTCATATTGCTTTGACTTCCGCCTACGTCAACATATGTCTTATACTTCAGCGCCCCCTCCACTTCACACTGACGATGTCTGGGCGAGTTCACTCGGAGCCTTACTCTGCAGGTGCAGAAACAGTATCAGAGTCAGCAGCTCGGCTATGTCTAGGGGAGCAGTCCTCCAGTCCCAGCTTCCCACAGGCCCAACCGCAGAAGCCTTTCTCCGGTCTACCTCAACCACCACTCGCTGAAAGCCCAGGACACCTGCACCACAGCGGTACAGAGCCAGAGCAGCGCCATGGCATGATAAGCTGGGTAGAAGTGATGAGGAAGGGGGATTTGTGTCTTGTGCCAGAACGTCCGCTCCTCATTGTACACCAGGAAAACATTGTACCAGGTGAGAGTGCCATGTAGAAGGAGgtgatgaggagaggaggaaaaccaCGGGTGCACAGGAGCGCTCCACAGGACAACATGGGGTCCCTCGCACACGCCTAAGCTGCAGTTGCGTTTAGGCCTTCCCCTGCCTCACACTCCGCATCAAGACGTTCCCTCGACTTAGCCAGATCCCTGAGTTCCTTCTCTGTCAAAGTGAGGTGAATGTCCACCACCTTGACCCTTCTTCTTTCCTCGGGTGATGGTGCCTGTCAGGGTGACGTAGCGGCTGTCTGGAGGAAGGCTCCAACCTCCTCCTGCTGAGAGATGGAAAGACAGttacttaaacaacaaaaaaataaggcTCCCGTCCTTATGTATCCTCATGTTTGGGtgctaaaaaaaacagggtTACAGCGGGAGAGAGTACTTGACTTTAACATTCTTTCCCTTGTTCATTACTGACATGTGGCTTCATGTTTTAACTAAACCGACCCGTCTCACCTTCGCCTGTGGCGTGCATAGGAATTTAGCTCCCTCTTctgtgctcctctctgctccctcctcaCTGCCCTGGTCCTCTCCGGGTGCCCTCTCCATTTCAGAGCGGTAGACGATGATGGACTCCGGACGCGggtctttcttcttcctcctcttcctccttatGGAGGGCCCAACTTCTCCATCATCCACATGATTTCCTGATATATCTGTCTGAGGAATCATCTGGGGCTGCCTTCTTGATCATTGAGGCTCCTCTATGTTTGCCATGCTGATTCGGTAAACTCTTTGACTCTGAGGCTACTTTTTAATGGATTATACGTGGAAACTAATGTGAAGTCCTGAAGAGTACAAACTATATCCACCCATTGTGTTTAGATTTTAATCTggggaggaaaaacacagagagagattgcCATTAAAAGCgagtttgcatttttttttacagtcataaTAATCTAAGGCCGATTTTCCTGTAATGATGACTGATAAAAACCctacaaatgtcacatttcattgATCTAATGGCATTAAGCATCTGCACGGCTGGTTCTTATAGATGACAAATAAAGCGTGGTAGATTTGTTAAAGAAAAATGGGGGGTTGTCTCTGTTTTTGCATGACAGCGCATCGGTACTCTCACGTGGATATACTCGAGCTTAGTCTATTAACACCATCCCAATCCAATTTACagacataatgacagaaaaatacacatttatagATTGTGGAGATTTACCAAAGGAATGCCTGATTTGATAAGAGAGCGTATGAAATCAACAATGCAACCCATTCTCCACACAGCTGATCCCCTCCCATTTAAATCCCACCCATGTCCGCTCTTTTGTCTGCAGACACCAGCCGGTGAACGACATGTACTCTGAGCACAAATGCTGTGCAAATGAAATCTACCTTCAATATGTCGGATGAGCAccaggtatttttaaaaaaaaacacacacacactgtgtgaggATAAATCACTGGATTTGTCTGGGTCccaacc
Encoded here:
- the LOC104928868 gene encoding LOW QUALITY PROTEIN: transmembrane protein 169 (The sequence of the model RefSeq protein was modified relative to this genomic sequence to represent the inferred CDS: inserted 5 bases in 3 codons; deleted 1 base in 1 codon), whose protein sequence is MIPQTDISGNHVDDGEVGPSIRRKRRKKKDPRPESIIVYRSEMERAPGEDQGTGGGWSLPPDSRYVTLTGTITRGKKKGQVVDIHLTLTEKELRDLAKSRERLDAECEAXGRPKRNCSLGVCEGPHVVLWSAPVHPWFSSSPHHLLLHGTLTWYNVFLVYNEERTFWHKTQIPLPHHFYPAYHAMALLWLCTAVVQVSWAFSEWWLRXRPEKGFCGWACGKLGLEDCSPRHSRAADSDTVSAXLQSKAPSELAQTSSV
- the LOC113748156 gene encoding uncharacterized protein LOC113748156 isoform X1; the protein is MHTEEQDQENEQWEQVLDSTVSDVEEEEEVVEQEEMEERVAVDEEQAPGKEHNEELAAFPESSPQKTSLQSSPATVKAVPSTPTFPFDFSPVRSPHQGTSDTKSPAFLFSLNSDPSTPGFFGLGFDAGPSQDEDLSFAFPGSFFNEKKTTERKSSSSPNFLFGQPEQSEDFQFVFSHKSPQTTNKDNTGDDFPFSFSF
- the LOC109140364 gene encoding uncharacterized protein LOC109140364 yields the protein MNDEYSFNNIDSLLFRFGLRIQELSQKKNDINQQNEVLRADIAERKSCIEAHQRDIKKLEEDIRVKKSTVIQNKENAKSMKATNGLLLQYEQRLKEELESGKASYMRDMKVYEERAASYRKIFQSHKEHYCKDPLAQKLLMLQADKEEIESRIKACDDQITMKQKELDHLTDPAEEELPDSVSGQQAIKEPEKQLDPHTEEDSDSSIDISSLHLNQTEISENGRETSVDANAEKIHEENKDRDASICSPFPGETKNKLWSSQLDGNPNKDVKM
- the pfkla gene encoding ATP-dependent 6-phosphofructokinase, liver type, with the protein product MSSMDLEKLKMTGAGRAMAVLTSGGDAQGMNAAVRAVTRMGIYVGAKVYLINEGYQGLVDGGDNIKLAHWHSVTNIIQQGGTVIGSARCKAFTTREGRLAAAFNLVKKGITNLCVCGGDGSLTGANIFRNEWSGLLAELVQKGRITDTLAKQHDHLNIVGLVGSIDNDFCGTDMTIGADSALHRIIEIVDAIMTTAQSHQRAFVLEVMGRHCGYLALVSALASGADWLFIPEAPPQEGWEDRMCARLEGSRLKGSRLNIIIIAEGAIDRNGEPISSTYVKDLVVERLGYDTRVTVLGHVQRGGTPSAFDRILSSKLGVEAVVALMEASPDTPACVIGLSGNHPVRLPLVECVEMTKLVQKAMNEKRFDEAVKLRGGSFENNWNIYKLLAFQKPAQIKTNFSVAILNVGAPAAGMNTAVRSAVRVALAHGHKVYAVNDGFQGLARGEVFEMEWHSVAGWTGQGGSLLGTKRTLPNKHMEKIVETLAKYNISALLVVGGFEGYEGVLQLFEARSRYDELCIPMCVIPATISNNVPGTDFSLGADTAVNAAMEGCDKIKQSATGTKRRVFVVETMGGYCGYLATCTGIAVGADAAYIFEDPINIHDLKTNVEHLTEKMKKDIQRGLVLRNEKCHENYTTDFIHKLYSSEGKGIFDCRVNVLGHLQQGGAPSPFDRNFGTKLGVRAIQWISERLTENFRQERVFANSPDTACVLGLNRKVIAFRPVTELKDVTDFEHRMPKVQWWFKLRPLLKMLAKYQTSFCEYVPGEIEHVTRRSISIDSGF
- the LOC113748156 gene encoding coiled-coil domain-containing protein 9-like isoform X2, which produces MHTEEQDQENEQWEQVLDSTVSDVEEEEEVVEQEEMEERVAVDEEQAPGKEHNEELAAFPESSPQKTSLQSSPATVKAVPSTPTFPFDFSPVRSPHQGTSDTKSPAFLFSLNSDPSTPGFFGLGFDAGPSQDEDLSFAFPGSFFNEKKTTERKSSSYVQQL